From Canis lupus baileyi chromosome X, mCanLup2.hap1, whole genome shotgun sequence:
CTCTCCTGACTTTTTGTCTACTAAGGAGATTAAGGCCGTTATCTCAACTTCCTCAATACAAGTATGAATGTGCAGCACCGCATTATAGCCCGGACAAATGATGGACTTGTGTTCAATAATCACTATCTGAACATCAAATGTGCGTCCAGAATGGCACAGATTATTAGGGTCACACAGTATGAATCCTGGAAGAATCTCCTCTTCTTCAATTCCCTTCAGTCTGATTTTAAGGTTTTCTCCTGGGGCTACATAATCAGTTTCAGCATCATCAGAAAGAATTCCAAGAACTTCCACATTGTGCTTGTTCGGCATCATCACAAGCTGCTGGCCCTTAAAAATGGATCCTGATTCCAGCTTTCCCAGGACCACAGTGCCCATATCCTTGTACTTATCCACAATTGGCAGCCTAATTGGTCCATCAATTGATCTGTTGAAGTTTGGCATATTATCCAAATACGGAATAAATGGTAATCCAGTGTACCATGGGCAAAAATCAGATTGCTCTTTAATATTTGCCCCAGTAAGCCCTGAGCAGGGCATAAAGTGGATGTCCTTTTTGGGACTAAAGCCAACTTTTTTCAAAAAGGGCACCagtttttctttacattcttcaTATCTCTCGCTGCTCCAATTAACTGTGGGGTCATCCATCTTATTAATAAGCACTACTAAATGTTTTACACCTGCTGTTTTTGCCAACATCGCATGTTCTCTTGTCTGTCCACCTTTCTCAAATCCAGTTTCAAATTCTCCTTTCCTGGCAGAAATCACCAGTACAGCCAGATCAGCTTGAGAAGCACCACCGATCATATTTGGGACAAAACTCTTGTGGCCAGGAGCATCTAAAATggtgaaatgtttcttttctgtttcaaaaTAGGCACGACCCACTTCTACTGTTTTACCCTTGTCTCGTTCTTCCTGGTTTGTATCTAAGGCCCAGGACAAATACCaagtttctctgtttttttctttagcttctcTCTCATATTTCTCAAGTGTCCTTTTGTCAACCATTCCTGTCAAAAACATTATTTGTCCTCCAATGGTTGACTTTCCAGCATCTACGTGCCCAATGAATACCACATTTACGTGTTCTTTTTTAGGAGCACCTGAGGGCACCATCACAGATTTAGATTTTCtcacttcctctttctccatcATTTCCTGGCCACTTTCTTCTGGGGGACCCGAATCTCCCAAGGAACTACCCCCTGGTTCAGCTTCACTTACTTCTTTATCGTGCTCCCATGACTCTTCTAGGATCATCTCCACCTCTCCATTTTCTACAACAGGTTCTGAAAGTTCCATGGTAACGGCTGAATTGGAACCTTCACGCAACACTAACTGTTCCTCTTTGGAATGTTCCACAGGTGCCCCCCGTCCCAGCCTTTTACCTTGAGGGTCGCCTGCGTCGGTGCAGGTTTCATCGATGCTGGTGATGTCGGCCGCGGGGGTCTGCGGCTGAGCCGGGCCCCGCAGAAAGGACGGCACGAACTCCGCGGCGTGTACGTTAGGCACGAAGGGTTTGGCGTTGACGTTGAGCTGACGGCTGAAGGCCGAGCTGAGATGCTCCCGCTGAGCCTCGGCCACCACCGAGGAAGCTCGGTCTCCGCTCGGGGCCGAACCCGGGGCTTCCATGTCCACCTGGTCCCAGCAGTCGGGCGCCGagtcgctgctgctgctgccgggATCCATGGTCTGAGGACCTGATGGGCGGCGGGGAGGGAGCGGGGTTAACACGCCAGAAAGAGCGCGCTACGCTGCAGGGGGGTAAGGCTGCTAGAGTGAAGGGCCAAGGGGGAGCTACACGAACCTTAGT
This genomic window contains:
- the GSPT2 gene encoding eukaryotic peptide chain release factor GTP-binding subunit ERF3B produces the protein MDPGSSSSDSAPDCWDQVDMEAPGSAPSGDRASSVVAEAQREHLSSAFSRQLNVNAKPFVPNVHAAEFVPSFLRGPAQPQTPAADITSIDETCTDAGDPQGKRLGRGAPVEHSKEEQLVLREGSNSAVTMELSEPVVENGEVEMILEESWEHDKEVSEAEPGGSSLGDSGPPEESGQEMMEKEEVRKSKSVMVPSGAPKKEHVNVVFIGHVDAGKSTIGGQIMFLTGMVDKRTLEKYEREAKEKNRETWYLSWALDTNQEERDKGKTVEVGRAYFETEKKHFTILDAPGHKSFVPNMIGGASQADLAVLVISARKGEFETGFEKGGQTREHAMLAKTAGVKHLVVLINKMDDPTVNWSSERYEECKEKLVPFLKKVGFSPKKDIHFMPCSGLTGANIKEQSDFCPWYTGLPFIPYLDNMPNFNRSIDGPIRLPIVDKYKDMGTVVLGKLESGSIFKGQQLVMMPNKHNVEVLGILSDDAETDYVAPGENLKIRLKGIEEEEILPGFILCDPNNLCHSGRTFDVQIVIIEHKSIICPGYNAVLHIHTCIEEVEITALISLVDKKSGEKSKTRPRFVKQDQVCIARLRTAGTICLETFKDFPQMGRFTLRDEGKTIAIGKVLKLVPEKD